One region of Ahniella affigens genomic DNA includes:
- a CDS encoding SAV_2336 N-terminal domain-related protein has translation MDIRDAIRSLLQSEDGYALADVLWLVQQEAVCVCHSPKYSGPNEEPPPRENNPDTNPGHTANNLQAPEAKGRETDLTQTEKAHQAAEKPLTLKAAGADTAWKIRTPGTRALPESKRLARSLRDLRRIVPSRQGQELDEAASIEASAMSRRPQLVFAPKRERHWSLVLAIDESAGMWIWRDALTEFQKVCERSGAFRDVRVRRFDPAKLVHRGPKQSDGAGLHTLRDAEGRQLVWFVTSAVAPAWRGNSLLRTLGDLSRQLPLALLQTLPERLWRRTGIVKRQDAIPIYVGSKAAAQTSSQYIQEAKQPFEQGALNKRTHWTLPLLGLSEDWWSAYGRMINDAAPPNVPGLALPTDIAADVEQPSEPVQVGSDPTALSEQELRERLEQFKRDASPRARELLYLLCYVPLQLAIIRLVQRVTQGEQSGNGELSELFFSGLIRRISPPSELDPNRVSFNFHPPLRQWLQSEVPLGKAIQIKHLLSEFLKDRYGSGYDFMAEVSTGDLTEDLSFAEVRGLLARRLMPEPRADEQAVQGSSNPQIEQQQLSGRRILWIDDGHPSNTLEIDVLMAEGAAVDPVTSIELASKCLANSSYDALVADFLLDGNKAGELTFLDYVDERLPSIVRIVYPRVHQRDIALAAMQMRVELPSKRRETLLGCLVRTLAPDAVRDGVWPDVGGEWRDYIGIDRKSFESIWTSFEQVQRSDPSLNAANPVSLLQECLQAFCLCGDEIVVTPRRGMPAAKVHTKPSMQSEAHYVFMSNQQMQILSSRQKHWIQEALLFLDRYRKDGASLRRWYEESQFLKKPPWEQIDLLSRVAIFCVDIAGWQTVPLTARSCLALARLVGFQLTLPASEEGLFWERISVLTKPSENERARISKHLRAGGWESRSPPIVRIALSMLIERTEGQFRELGSGFDSLDGMLPMPQRARVLSSLEVRDWVPPQSSVPLGWLPRPAEQHAEVAEIIAESMGYHLVDFIGFHPDWNSRVPVLVVGKQVICENSRDTATVMSALSSLDVKVEEVKDYAEDWAYPLSVLAHLHERPPPVFCELRSFSESENWAWIKDLMDQRIFGVSGRIRSDEHRFNSLVVQFYRPSSESSIDPDAQMIVCKARTPAEFAREFFERTESAWLLYREKASEAELKELAEDIRFLCETGHGRNVESQSLHRYLPPRPRRNGRLLSANAKEAPLLKGAKQVELVVVGAPDWPIESRILFDIDVACVVGLQTEKLEAVQAPRHNLYIQTAIAKRPFKVGAICDGGATILGLDLASLPDVEWPPAEGAQAGLELRGQDFDAYLDETGYLALKPTSRVREDLEKSTADVRNVLVAEAQQLLTVLLDASIEGDLMDEGWRARVSQSSLADISKVFGQTFGMGVDPS, from the coding sequence GTGGATATCCGCGATGCCATTCGGAGCCTGCTGCAGAGTGAAGATGGATACGCTCTGGCTGACGTTCTTTGGCTCGTCCAGCAGGAAGCGGTGTGCGTTTGTCATTCGCCCAAATATTCGGGACCAAACGAAGAGCCCCCACCACGCGAGAACAATCCGGACACCAACCCAGGGCACACTGCGAATAACCTTCAGGCTCCGGAAGCGAAAGGCAGGGAGACCGATCTGACGCAAACCGAAAAGGCGCATCAAGCAGCGGAGAAGCCGTTAACGTTGAAGGCAGCTGGTGCAGATACCGCGTGGAAAATCCGAACGCCTGGTACCCGAGCCTTGCCCGAATCAAAGCGGCTCGCGCGCAGTCTGCGCGATCTCAGGCGAATTGTGCCAAGCCGACAGGGACAGGAACTCGACGAAGCCGCCAGTATCGAGGCAAGTGCGATGTCACGTCGTCCGCAACTCGTGTTCGCGCCCAAACGCGAACGCCATTGGAGTCTCGTGCTTGCGATCGACGAGAGCGCTGGCATGTGGATTTGGCGCGACGCGTTGACCGAGTTTCAAAAGGTGTGCGAGCGGTCCGGTGCGTTTCGCGATGTTCGAGTCCGTCGATTCGATCCGGCAAAGCTCGTCCATCGCGGTCCAAAGCAGAGCGATGGCGCTGGACTTCATACATTGCGTGACGCTGAAGGTCGTCAATTAGTGTGGTTTGTCACGAGTGCTGTGGCGCCAGCATGGCGAGGCAATAGTCTGTTGCGCACGCTGGGTGATCTATCTCGTCAGCTCCCATTGGCGCTGCTGCAAACCTTACCTGAACGACTTTGGAGACGGACAGGCATTGTCAAACGGCAGGATGCGATTCCGATCTACGTCGGTAGCAAGGCGGCCGCGCAAACCAGCTCCCAATACATTCAAGAGGCGAAGCAGCCGTTTGAGCAGGGTGCCCTGAACAAGCGTACTCACTGGACCCTGCCGCTGTTGGGTCTGTCAGAGGACTGGTGGTCCGCCTACGGCCGCATGATCAACGATGCCGCTCCCCCTAATGTCCCCGGGCTTGCGCTGCCAACTGACATTGCAGCTGATGTTGAACAACCTTCGGAGCCTGTTCAAGTTGGTTCCGATCCGACTGCCCTATCCGAGCAAGAGTTGCGGGAGAGGCTAGAGCAGTTCAAGCGCGATGCCAGCCCCAGAGCCCGAGAATTGCTATACCTCTTGTGCTATGTGCCGCTACAGCTGGCGATCATCCGCCTGGTTCAGCGCGTCACCCAGGGGGAACAAAGCGGAAACGGCGAGTTGTCGGAGTTGTTCTTTTCCGGGCTCATCCGGCGCATCTCGCCGCCAAGCGAACTTGACCCGAATCGTGTCAGCTTCAACTTTCACCCGCCGCTGCGACAGTGGTTGCAGTCTGAGGTGCCGCTCGGCAAGGCCATACAGATCAAGCATTTGCTGAGCGAGTTCCTGAAGGATCGATATGGTTCCGGCTACGATTTCATGGCTGAAGTCAGTACTGGCGACCTCACTGAGGACCTGAGTTTTGCCGAAGTTCGTGGGCTGCTGGCAAGGCGCCTGATGCCCGAGCCCAGGGCCGATGAGCAAGCGGTTCAGGGTTCGTCTAACCCGCAGATCGAGCAGCAACAACTTAGCGGTCGGCGGATTCTCTGGATAGATGATGGTCATCCGTCTAACACGTTGGAGATTGACGTGTTGATGGCCGAAGGAGCGGCTGTTGACCCCGTCACTTCGATTGAATTGGCGAGTAAATGCCTCGCGAACTCATCATACGATGCGTTGGTCGCAGATTTCCTGTTAGATGGTAACAAGGCTGGTGAGCTCACATTTTTGGATTACGTCGATGAACGCTTGCCGAGCATAGTTCGGATCGTCTATCCCAGAGTGCATCAGCGAGATATCGCGCTTGCGGCGATGCAGATGCGAGTCGAACTCCCGTCGAAGAGAAGGGAGACCCTGCTTGGATGCTTAGTTCGCACCCTTGCCCCGGATGCCGTTCGCGATGGAGTCTGGCCAGACGTCGGTGGTGAATGGCGTGACTACATCGGCATCGATAGGAAGAGCTTTGAATCAATTTGGACGTCCTTCGAGCAGGTCCAGAGAAGTGACCCGTCGCTGAATGCTGCGAACCCAGTTAGCCTCCTTCAAGAATGTCTTCAAGCTTTCTGTCTCTGTGGCGACGAGATTGTTGTGACACCTAGACGCGGAATGCCGGCGGCGAAGGTCCATACTAAACCGTCGATGCAGTCTGAGGCGCACTATGTCTTCATGTCCAACCAGCAGATGCAGATTCTTTCGAGCAGACAGAAGCACTGGATCCAAGAGGCGTTGCTGTTCTTGGATCGCTATCGGAAAGACGGCGCTAGTCTGCGGCGCTGGTACGAAGAATCCCAGTTCCTGAAAAAGCCGCCTTGGGAGCAGATCGATCTACTCTCTCGCGTCGCGATCTTCTGTGTGGACATCGCTGGATGGCAAACTGTGCCTTTGACGGCGCGGTCTTGCCTAGCACTCGCGCGTCTGGTTGGTTTCCAGTTGACGTTGCCGGCGTCTGAGGAGGGGCTGTTCTGGGAACGAATTTCCGTGCTTACCAAGCCGTCTGAAAATGAGCGCGCGCGAATATCGAAGCACCTTCGTGCGGGTGGCTGGGAGAGTCGAAGCCCGCCAATCGTTCGTATCGCTCTGTCCATGCTCATCGAACGTACGGAAGGACAGTTCCGCGAGCTCGGCAGCGGATTCGACTCGTTGGATGGGATGCTTCCCATGCCACAAAGGGCTCGGGTTCTATCCTCACTGGAGGTCAGGGACTGGGTGCCCCCGCAGTCAAGTGTTCCGCTTGGCTGGTTGCCGCGGCCAGCAGAGCAGCATGCCGAAGTGGCAGAGATTATTGCCGAGTCCATGGGTTACCATCTTGTGGACTTCATCGGATTTCATCCCGACTGGAACAGCCGCGTTCCAGTTTTGGTCGTTGGGAAACAAGTCATCTGTGAGAACTCAAGAGATACCGCAACAGTCATGAGTGCATTGAGCTCTTTGGACGTCAAAGTCGAAGAAGTGAAGGACTATGCAGAAGACTGGGCGTATCCCTTGTCTGTACTGGCGCACCTGCATGAGCGTCCGCCCCCAGTGTTCTGCGAGTTGCGCAGCTTCAGCGAGTCTGAAAACTGGGCATGGATCAAGGACCTAATGGATCAGCGGATCTTTGGTGTGAGTGGCCGAATTCGAAGCGACGAACACCGGTTCAACTCCCTTGTGGTGCAATTTTATCGTCCGAGTTCTGAATCGTCGATTGATCCGGACGCGCAGATGATCGTCTGCAAGGCCAGAACGCCAGCAGAGTTTGCTCGCGAGTTCTTCGAACGCACGGAGTCTGCGTGGCTGCTTTATCGCGAAAAGGCAAGCGAGGCTGAGCTCAAAGAACTCGCAGAGGACATTCGATTCCTTTGCGAAACAGGTCATGGCCGCAACGTTGAAAGTCAAAGTTTGCACAGATATTTGCCTCCCAGGCCTAGACGAAACGGAAGGTTGCTATCGGCAAATGCCAAGGAGGCACCGTTACTGAAGGGAGCGAAGCAGGTCGAGCTAGTTGTTGTCGGCGCGCCCGATTGGCCCATCGAAAGTCGTATCCTGTTCGACATAGATGTCGCGTGTGTTGTCGGACTGCAGACCGAGAAGCTTGAGGCCGTTCAAGCCCCCCGGCACAACCTCTATATTCAGACCGCAATTGCAAAACGTCCGTTCAAAGTAGGCGCGATCTGTGATGGCGGCGCGACGATTCTGGGACTCGATCTGGCCTCCTTACCCGATGTGGAGTGGCCTCCGGCAGAAGGGGCTCAAGCTGGTTTGGAGCTGCGAGGGCAGGATTTCGATGCCTACCTTGACGAGACAGGCTATTTGGCACTGAAACCCACTTCCAGGGTCCGCGAAGACCTAGAGAAATCCACAGCCGATGTGCGTAATGTACTGGTCGCAGAAGCTCAGCAGCTGCTCACCGTGCTGCTTGATGCATCGATTGAAGGCGACCTGATGGACGAGGGCTGGAGAGCGCGAGTTTCTCAAAGCAGCCTGGCTGACATTTCCAAGGTGTTCGGGCAGACTTTTGGAATGGGCGTCGACCCGTCTTAG
- a CDS encoding NAD(P)/FAD-dependent oxidoreductase has protein sequence MSIEKREITVIGAGVIGSAIAWRLATQGHSVRVLDPEPPGFGGASYGNVGHIAAELVEPLPSPKLLLTFWKELVQFGGPLHMPMRHWFGLLPWSLRFAMAAFRRAENTRALAPLVRTATTDFQQMLEAFGRTDLLRQNGHYQIWYGAKAEQAAAAEAAHMATLDIPTAPADASWLNVQAQRAGVDAIAGLHFPTCGHVLDPAEVGKACADAAKAHGAVFEPVAATKIERRGAGLVITHSAGQINTEAAVVAAGVWSKPLLEAFGLKVPLQPAYGYHVELPNEPAQIDAPILYSDQRLLVTPMAGRLRASSFMEFSGLHSKVDPRKFTRLDELLAQVGYPKSDPSRRWRGPRPILPDYLPGLGQVPGQPIYYAIGHQHIGLTLAPMTAEVMGRLIDGSHPHIPCDAFDLRRFG, from the coding sequence ATGAGCATCGAAAAGCGCGAGATCACCGTTATTGGCGCCGGCGTGATTGGCTCCGCCATCGCTTGGCGGCTGGCCACGCAAGGTCACAGCGTGCGCGTGCTCGACCCCGAACCACCCGGCTTTGGCGGCGCGAGCTATGGCAATGTCGGCCACATTGCAGCCGAGTTGGTCGAACCCCTGCCCTCCCCGAAGCTGTTGCTGACGTTCTGGAAGGAACTCGTGCAATTCGGTGGGCCGCTGCACATGCCCATGCGACATTGGTTTGGCTTGTTGCCGTGGTCGCTACGCTTCGCGATGGCAGCGTTTCGGCGCGCCGAGAACACCCGCGCGCTCGCGCCCCTGGTTCGCACCGCCACAACCGACTTCCAGCAGATGCTCGAAGCGTTTGGCCGCACTGACCTCCTGCGTCAGAACGGCCACTATCAGATTTGGTACGGCGCGAAGGCTGAGCAAGCTGCCGCCGCGGAAGCCGCACATATGGCGACGCTCGATATCCCGACCGCGCCCGCTGATGCCTCGTGGCTCAACGTGCAAGCGCAGCGCGCCGGTGTCGATGCCATCGCCGGCCTGCACTTCCCGACCTGCGGTCATGTCCTCGATCCCGCCGAAGTCGGCAAAGCCTGTGCCGATGCCGCCAAAGCGCACGGCGCCGTATTCGAGCCCGTCGCCGCGACGAAGATCGAACGCCGCGGCGCCGGACTGGTGATCACACACAGCGCCGGTCAGATCAACACCGAAGCGGCCGTCGTCGCGGCTGGCGTCTGGAGCAAGCCATTGCTCGAAGCATTTGGCTTGAAGGTGCCGTTGCAACCCGCCTACGGCTATCACGTCGAACTCCCGAACGAACCGGCCCAGATCGACGCCCCGATCCTCTATAGCGACCAGCGCTTGCTCGTCACCCCGATGGCCGGCCGCCTCCGCGCCTCCAGCTTCATGGAATTCAGCGGTCTCCATTCAAAAGTGGACCCGCGGAAGTTCACGCGGCTGGACGAACTACTCGCCCAAGTCGGGTATCCCAAGTCCGACCCAAGCCGCCGCTGGCGCGGCCCCCGCCCGATTCTGCCCGACTACTTACCCGGCCTCGGCCAAGTGCCCGGCCAGCCGATCTATTACGCGATTGGGCATCAACATATTGGGCTGACTTTGGCGCCGATGACGGCGGAGGTGATGGGTCGATTGATCGACGGCTCGCATCCTCATATACCTTGTGATGCCTTCGATCTCCGCCGGTTCGGTTGA
- a CDS encoding dihydrodipicolinate synthase family protein — translation MTNQISVAKPDWRGVFPAATTQFGENMRVDIGATRAVQQALVRDGVHGLILLGTVGENCSLSADEKRAVLTAAVGEVGGKVPLIAGVAEFTTDAAIAYARDAEAIGVSGLMLLPAMVYVPTPEELEKHFRAVAKATRLPIMLYNNPPAYRVNIDIATLQALSDCENIVALKESAPDSRRFTDVYNALGDRYTLFAGLDDVAFEGLVLGAAGWVSGLTNAFPVESLKLYQAIVDGDLELARKIYRWFMPLLHLDAHHDLVQSIKLAEAVMGRGSERVRPPRYPLTGARRAEVIALIEQARDNRPF, via the coding sequence ATGACTAACCAGATTTCTGTTGCCAAGCCTGACTGGCGTGGCGTTTTCCCAGCCGCCACCACGCAGTTCGGCGAGAACATGCGCGTTGATATCGGTGCCACGCGCGCGGTGCAGCAGGCCCTGGTGCGCGATGGGGTGCATGGCTTGATCCTGCTCGGCACGGTGGGCGAAAACTGCTCGCTCAGCGCCGATGAAAAGCGCGCTGTGTTGACCGCAGCGGTCGGCGAAGTGGGCGGCAAGGTGCCGTTGATTGCCGGTGTCGCCGAATTCACAACCGATGCGGCCATTGCGTATGCGCGTGATGCTGAGGCGATTGGCGTCAGTGGCCTGATGCTGTTGCCGGCCATGGTTTATGTGCCGACGCCAGAAGAACTGGAGAAGCATTTCCGCGCGGTCGCGAAGGCCACACGTCTGCCGATCATGCTGTACAACAATCCTCCGGCGTATCGCGTCAACATCGACATCGCGACGCTGCAGGCTTTGTCTGATTGCGAGAACATTGTCGCGTTGAAAGAGTCGGCGCCCGACAGCCGTCGCTTCACTGACGTCTACAACGCACTGGGCGATCGCTACACCCTATTCGCGGGCCTCGACGATGTGGCCTTCGAAGGTCTGGTGCTTGGCGCGGCGGGCTGGGTGTCAGGTCTGACGAACGCATTTCCAGTCGAGTCGTTGAAACTCTATCAGGCGATCGTCGATGGCGATCTGGAACTCGCCCGCAAGATCTACCGCTGGTTCATGCCGCTGCTGCATCTCGATGCGCATCATGATCTGGTCCAGAGCATCAAGCTCGCGGAAGCAGTCATGGGTCGCGGCTCCGAGCGGGTACGACCGCCGCGCTACCCGCTGACTGGCGCGCGGCGCGCCGAAGTCATCGCGCTGATTGAGCAAGCCCGCGACAACCGGCCGTTCTGA
- a CDS encoding proline racemase family protein, translating into MSATRIQIVDSHTGGEPTRLVIAGGPDLGSGTIAERAKRFAAEFDHYRSAIVNEPRGSDVLVGALLLEASAPEAAYGVIFFNNVGLLGMCGHGMIGVIATLAHLGRISPGVQHIETPVGVVRAELLPDGAVRIGNVPSHRKAKQVAIDVPGIGTVRGDVAWGGNWFFLVDASEHRQALVLRDVEALVDYSWKIRQAVNAQGYPDVDHVELFANTDTADSRNFVLCPGKAYDRSPCGTGTSAKLACLALDGKLEPGATWIQESILGTQFEARFHWADSAQSAVLPSIQGRASVNAEATLILDPTDPFCFGIRPQ; encoded by the coding sequence ATGAGCGCGACCCGCATTCAGATTGTGGATTCTCATACCGGCGGCGAACCGACGCGGCTCGTCATCGCCGGCGGACCGGACCTCGGCAGTGGCACCATTGCCGAGCGTGCCAAGCGCTTCGCCGCCGAGTTCGATCACTACCGTTCGGCGATCGTCAATGAGCCGCGTGGTTCCGATGTGTTGGTCGGCGCCTTGCTGCTCGAAGCGAGTGCGCCGGAGGCCGCCTACGGCGTCATCTTCTTCAACAACGTCGGGCTGCTCGGCATGTGCGGTCACGGCATGATTGGCGTCATCGCGACGCTCGCGCATCTCGGCCGAATCAGTCCCGGAGTGCAACACATCGAGACGCCCGTGGGTGTTGTGCGGGCTGAATTGCTACCCGACGGCGCCGTGCGTATCGGCAATGTGCCAAGTCATCGCAAGGCGAAGCAGGTGGCGATTGATGTGCCCGGCATCGGCACGGTTCGCGGCGATGTCGCCTGGGGCGGCAACTGGTTTTTTCTCGTCGATGCGAGTGAGCACCGGCAGGCGCTGGTACTTCGCGATGTCGAGGCCTTGGTCGACTACAGCTGGAAGATTCGCCAAGCCGTGAATGCACAAGGTTATCCGGATGTCGATCATGTCGAGCTGTTTGCCAACACCGACACCGCCGACTCGCGCAACTTCGTACTGTGCCCCGGCAAAGCGTATGACCGCTCGCCGTGTGGCACCGGCACGAGCGCGAAACTCGCGTGCCTGGCGCTTGATGGCAAGCTTGAACCAGGCGCGACTTGGATTCAGGAAAGCATCCTCGGGACCCAATTCGAAGCGCGCTTTCATTGGGCCGACTCGGCCCAATCCGCCGTGTTGCCCAGCATTCAGGGACGCGCATCGGTGAACGCCGAAGCAACCTTGATCTTGGACCCGACTGATCCCTTCTGCTTTGGAATTCGCCCGCAATGA
- a CDS encoding aldehyde dehydrogenase (NADP(+)) translates to MSAPLPHHSPADVATLAEAAAQAFPVLAQSSPAKRAQLLRAIADQIEALGDTLIDCVCAESALPRARVQGERGRTTAQLRMFATLAEADLWREPRTDDADPNRQPAPRPRIHSERRPIGPVAVFGASNFPLAFSVAGGDSASALAIGCPVVAKAHPAHPETCRLISGAIDRAVAACALPPAVFQVFFESGFDAGQALVQHPAIKAAAFTGSRRGGMALWRLAQNRRDPIPFFAEMSSVNPVFITPACAKADPEGLATGLVGSMTLGVGQFCTQPGLLFVTRDSAPALVSALIQRVQQVPPGTMLTAAMAAHYRDLVEARRAEANVQVLAEGAVASDPRQAQAMLFGCDLSTFLSNDRLQDEVFGPSSLVIEVDTVQDFETAVANLDGQLTATLWHQPGERDAFTSLLWQLEQKVGRIVFNGYPTGVEVGSATVHGGPFPACSDARFTSVGTRAIDRFLRVVAWQEPA, encoded by the coding sequence ATGAGTGCGCCGCTCCCTCATCACAGCCCGGCCGACGTGGCCACCCTGGCCGAAGCCGCAGCGCAAGCGTTTCCCGTGCTGGCACAAAGTAGTCCGGCAAAGCGCGCGCAATTGCTGCGTGCGATCGCCGATCAGATTGAAGCATTGGGCGACACGCTGATCGACTGCGTCTGCGCCGAATCCGCATTGCCGCGTGCCCGCGTGCAAGGTGAGCGCGGGCGAACGACCGCGCAGCTCCGCATGTTCGCGACGCTCGCCGAAGCCGATCTGTGGCGCGAGCCGAGAACCGATGATGCAGACCCGAATCGGCAACCCGCGCCGCGGCCACGCATTCACTCCGAGCGCCGACCGATTGGTCCGGTCGCGGTGTTCGGTGCCAGCAACTTTCCGCTCGCGTTCTCGGTTGCCGGCGGCGACAGTGCGAGTGCGCTGGCCATTGGCTGTCCGGTCGTGGCCAAAGCGCATCCGGCGCATCCGGAAACCTGCCGATTAATCTCGGGCGCGATCGACCGCGCGGTTGCCGCGTGCGCGCTGCCGCCAGCGGTTTTCCAGGTATTTTTCGAAAGCGGATTCGACGCCGGTCAGGCGCTGGTGCAACATCCGGCGATCAAAGCCGCAGCGTTCACCGGCTCGCGCCGAGGTGGCATGGCGTTGTGGCGACTCGCCCAGAATCGCCGTGATCCGATCCCGTTCTTCGCGGAGATGAGCAGCGTCAATCCGGTCTTCATCACGCCGGCTTGTGCGAAAGCTGATCCTGAGGGGCTCGCGACAGGACTCGTGGGTTCGATGACACTGGGTGTAGGTCAATTCTGCACGCAGCCCGGGCTCTTGTTTGTCACGCGCGATAGCGCGCCCGCGCTCGTCAGTGCGTTGATTCAACGCGTGCAGCAAGTCCCGCCAGGAACGATGCTGACGGCAGCGATGGCCGCGCACTATCGCGACTTGGTCGAAGCGCGACGCGCTGAAGCGAACGTGCAAGTGCTCGCGGAAGGTGCCGTTGCAAGCGATCCGCGACAGGCTCAGGCCATGCTATTCGGATGCGATCTCAGTACGTTCCTGAGCAACGACCGCCTGCAGGATGAAGTTTTTGGGCCGAGCAGCTTGGTGATAGAGGTCGACACGGTACAGGACTTCGAGACCGCAGTTGCCAATCTGGATGGCCAGCTGACAGCGACGCTCTGGCATCAGCCGGGAGAGCGCGACGCGTTCACGTCGTTACTGTGGCAGCTCGAACAGAAAGTCGGTCGCATTGTGTTCAACGGTTATCCGACCGGCGTTGAAGTCGGCAGCGCCACGGTTCACGGCGGACCGTTTCCGGCGTGTTCGGATGCACGCTTCACATCGGTCGGCACCCGCGCGATCGATCGGTTCCTGCGCGTGGTTGCCTGGCAGGAGCCCGCATGA